A stretch of the Candidatus Hydrogenedentota bacterium genome encodes the following:
- a CDS encoding M81 family metallopeptidase codes for MRIAIAGFLHESNTFSTDLTTYRNFEEGFLHRGADLVPVWRDAHHELGGFIAGCEECGVEMVPLIAASATPKGPVAAEAYDAIVDELCAMLREAAPYDGVLLALHGAMVSEQHASADSETVRRVRDVIGKDMPLVLSLDMHANIAPPMAELPDITVAYRTYPHVDQRERGIECARLMARMVRGEIRPTQAHRKLPLLIHIWRQYTGAGAMAEILRELERTASLPGVLSASVAPGYIYADVPHMGVSVLVTTDNNPARAEAETERLASFVYEKRHELNAALPGVEEAVRRANEIDGTVCLMDSGDNIGAGGPGDSTILFHEILRQGVPRACVVLYDPEVAKACAALGEGKAVRLDVGGKTDTLHGAPVSIEGTIRRIHDGIYIEPEPRHGGTRRFDQGLTAVIDTNDGHTVVVDSLRVMPTSLHQLLSLGIDPKHHKAVTVKGVTAPLAAYAPIATEIIAVDSPGVTQAGPEAFVYRNRPRPLFPLD; via the coding sequence ATGCGTATCGCCATCGCCGGATTTCTCCACGAATCCAACACTTTCTCCACCGACCTCACGACCTACCGCAATTTCGAAGAGGGTTTCCTGCATCGCGGCGCGGACCTCGTCCCCGTGTGGCGGGATGCGCATCACGAGTTGGGCGGGTTCATCGCCGGGTGCGAAGAATGCGGCGTGGAGATGGTCCCGCTAATTGCGGCGTCGGCGACACCGAAGGGACCGGTGGCGGCGGAAGCGTACGACGCGATAGTCGATGAATTGTGCGCGATGCTGCGAGAAGCGGCCCCGTACGACGGCGTGTTGCTGGCATTGCACGGCGCAATGGTCAGCGAGCAACACGCAAGCGCGGACAGCGAGACGGTGCGTCGCGTGCGCGATGTCATCGGCAAGGATATGCCGCTGGTCCTGTCGCTCGACATGCATGCCAACATCGCGCCGCCGATGGCGGAATTGCCGGATATCACCGTCGCCTACCGCACGTATCCACACGTCGATCAGCGCGAACGCGGCATCGAATGCGCGCGGCTCATGGCGCGGATGGTGCGCGGCGAAATCCGTCCGACGCAGGCGCACCGCAAACTGCCGCTCCTCATTCACATCTGGCGGCAATACACCGGCGCGGGCGCGATGGCGGAAATTCTACGCGAACTCGAACGCACCGCCTCGCTGCCGGGCGTGCTGTCCGCGTCGGTTGCGCCCGGATACATCTACGCCGACGTACCGCACATGGGCGTGTCCGTGCTCGTCACGACCGACAACAACCCCGCGCGCGCCGAAGCGGAGACGGAACGGCTCGCGTCGTTCGTGTACGAGAAGCGGCACGAATTGAACGCGGCGCTGCCCGGTGTCGAAGAAGCGGTGCGGCGAGCAAACGAAATCGACGGCACGGTCTGCCTCATGGACAGCGGCGACAACATCGGCGCGGGCGGCCCCGGCGATTCGACAATTCTGTTTCACGAGATCCTGCGGCAAGGCGTGCCCCGCGCATGCGTCGTCCTCTACGACCCCGAAGTTGCGAAGGCGTGCGCCGCCCTCGGCGAAGGGAAAGCCGTTCGCCTCGACGTCGGCGGCAAGACCGACACCCTCCACGGCGCGCCCGTTTCCATCGAAGGGACCATCCGCCGCATCCACGACGGCATCTACATCGAACCCGAACCCCGCCACGGCGGCACCCGCCGCTTCGACCAAGGCCTCACCGCCGTCATCGACACCAACGACGGCCACACCGTCGTAGTTGATAGCCTCCGTGTCATGCCCACCAGCCTGCACCAACTCCTCAGCCTCGGCATCGACCCCAAACACCACAAAGCCGTCACCGTCAAAGGCGTCACCGCCCCCCTCGCCGCCTACGCACCTATCGCCACCGAAATCATCGCCGTAGACTCCCCCGGCGTCACCCAGGCCGGACCCGAGGCGTTTGTGTACCGAAACCGGCCTAGGCCGCTGTTCCCGCTGGATTGA
- a CDS encoding fumarylacetoacetate hydrolase family protein has product MRICRYLIENEEQLGFYFDDYVVPLEEAVGAFRETFDDIALESAASILDVMPGGTMASPAHRLAEWVSANNDLHADLGIPAAELTLLAPLAAPPKILLLAGNYAAHIEEEGKIALERAETFPYVFMKPATTVNHPNAPIAVPRVSPDSIDYECELGVIIGKRARAVSEEAALEYVAGYTVINDISDRRYKPFPERKPRERDAFFDWLHGKWHDGFFPMGPCMTTARAIPNPQILGLTMHVNGELRQNASTAHMIFPVAAVIEFISRTITLEPGDIIATGTPAGIGMTTGRFLKPGDTLDSTIEGIGTLHNTMAAEA; this is encoded by the coding sequence ATGCGGATTTGCCGTTATTTGATTGAGAACGAGGAGCAGCTCGGATTCTATTTCGACGACTACGTGGTTCCCCTGGAGGAGGCTGTAGGCGCGTTCCGCGAGACGTTCGACGACATCGCACTAGAATCCGCCGCGTCGATTCTTGATGTGATGCCCGGCGGTACGATGGCAAGTCCTGCCCACCGGCTCGCTGAGTGGGTATCCGCAAACAATGACCTCCATGCCGATCTCGGAATTCCAGCGGCTGAGCTTACGTTGCTCGCTCCTTTGGCCGCGCCGCCGAAGATCCTGTTGCTGGCGGGCAACTACGCCGCGCATATCGAAGAAGAAGGAAAGATCGCACTCGAACGCGCAGAGACGTTTCCGTATGTGTTCATGAAGCCTGCGACAACGGTGAATCACCCCAATGCCCCCATTGCAGTCCCCAGAGTTTCCCCCGACAGCATCGACTACGAATGCGAACTTGGTGTGATCATCGGCAAGCGCGCTCGTGCCGTCTCGGAAGAGGCCGCACTGGAATACGTGGCCGGATACACGGTGATAAACGACATCTCCGACCGCCGCTACAAACCCTTTCCCGAACGAAAGCCCCGCGAGCGCGACGCGTTCTTCGATTGGCTCCACGGCAAGTGGCACGACGGATTCTTCCCCATGGGGCCGTGCATGACGACGGCGCGCGCTATCCCCAATCCGCAAATACTCGGGCTCACCATGCACGTGAACGGCGAACTCCGTCAGAACGCGTCCACGGCGCATATGATTTTCCCGGTCGCCGCCGTTATCGAGTTCATCTCGCGGACCATCACGCTTGAACCCGGCGACATCATCGCCACCGGTACCCCCGCAGGCATCGGCATGACCACCGGACGTTTCTTGAAACCCGGAGACACGCTCGACTCGACGATTGAGGGTATCGGTACACTGCACAACACCATGGCGGCGGAAGCCTGA
- a CDS encoding heparinase II/III-family protein, which yields MARSLSAACIAVFVTLSAVHAQELRKDHSILYTTDVIARVRENVSAQPWAAQIRDRVVEEAAFWKDMSDDDLWKLMFGPTLERSWMVWSNGYSPITGKPVPMYTWQAETKEHPWKLQDPTSGEWFPKNDFKAFYDSGLDEHGIFDPARANRDLLFNTEHPDPNDPLHRFGVDDGTGYVNEKGEKWRFIAAYLIYGQWKQSVVGGIRILSAAYVLTGDPVYAHKAGVLLDRVADIYPSMNFGKQGVMYEGPPSAGYVSTWHDACEETREMVMAYDMVFEALRSDQDLIAFLSKKASEVGLQNPKASFADIQRNIEGGILRDALLNQDRIHSNYPRTEITKAIITSVLQEPDEAFWTIVDPMLDKATAVDGVTGEKGLAGYSCFTIAGLASFLAEYSKSDSTFLPRVLDRQPRLRDTYRFFIDTMCLQRYYPLSGDCGHFAASIPTYVGINFLKPSADAKGWPNWTLLPPSNYRLLWDLYKATGDVAYVQTLYRANDSKIDGLPYDFYGNDPAQFQRDVAVVIDREGTQYALPSVNKQQWHLGILRSGRGANERALWLDYDAGGGHGHKDGMNLGLFAYGLDLMPELGYPPVQFGGWDSPRARWYTMTAAHNTVLVDNQNQAVANGATTLWLDGRHVHGIRATGEAIAQAERYERTALLIDVDESRSYVVDVFRVRGGHNHTKFQQSHFGALTTTGLNLAPAEDFGAGTQLRNTQLDPAPQPGWKAEWAIEDRYKLLPEPAKLGVSYWDFTTGAAAGTVEGWIVTGSYNESQEDWIPRVMVRRQNEGDVPLESTFVAVTEPWKDASCIQSVRRVEANAPDGTLLGDTEVALEVQLADGSRDCILVRDVDRKQNQSDAVSSGGAIATDAEVAVVRIDTNGVVTRATTGNGSKCVSGTFTLQQGAAKMIAEYDSN from the coding sequence ATGGCCAGGAGTCTATCGGCGGCGTGTATCGCCGTTTTTGTGACGCTTTCCGCGGTTCACGCGCAAGAGCTCCGCAAAGACCACAGCATTCTCTACACCACGGACGTAATCGCGCGTGTTCGAGAGAATGTGAGCGCACAACCCTGGGCCGCGCAGATTCGCGACCGCGTCGTGGAAGAGGCAGCATTCTGGAAAGATATGAGCGACGACGACCTGTGGAAGCTCATGTTTGGTCCGACCTTGGAACGTTCATGGATGGTCTGGTCCAACGGCTATTCGCCGATTACCGGCAAGCCCGTGCCCATGTATACCTGGCAAGCCGAAACCAAGGAACATCCCTGGAAACTCCAGGATCCCACCAGCGGCGAGTGGTTTCCGAAGAATGATTTTAAGGCGTTCTACGATTCCGGGCTCGATGAACATGGCATATTCGATCCTGCGCGCGCCAATCGCGATCTGCTGTTCAACACCGAACACCCCGATCCCAATGATCCCCTTCATCGTTTTGGCGTTGACGACGGCACCGGGTACGTCAACGAAAAGGGCGAGAAGTGGCGATTCATCGCCGCGTATTTGATCTACGGACAGTGGAAGCAATCGGTGGTTGGTGGTATCCGCATTCTAAGCGCGGCCTACGTGCTCACAGGCGATCCCGTATATGCCCACAAAGCGGGTGTCCTACTCGACCGTGTTGCCGACATCTATCCGAGTATGAACTTCGGCAAACAGGGCGTCATGTACGAAGGGCCGCCTTCCGCGGGCTACGTGTCCACGTGGCACGACGCGTGCGAAGAAACCCGCGAAATGGTGATGGCCTATGATATGGTTTTTGAAGCCCTGCGCTCGGATCAGGACTTGATTGCATTTCTTTCCAAGAAAGCCTCGGAGGTGGGATTGCAGAATCCCAAGGCATCCTTCGCGGACATACAAAGGAATATAGAAGGCGGTATCCTCCGCGACGCGCTGCTCAACCAGGATCGCATTCACTCCAACTACCCGCGCACCGAGATCACCAAGGCCATTATCACCTCGGTGTTGCAGGAACCCGACGAAGCCTTCTGGACCATCGTCGATCCGATGTTGGACAAAGCTACAGCCGTTGACGGCGTGACGGGGGAGAAGGGCCTCGCTGGATACTCGTGCTTCACCATTGCGGGACTGGCCAGTTTTCTTGCCGAGTATTCGAAGTCCGATTCGACGTTCCTTCCGCGCGTGCTTGACCGGCAGCCGCGCCTGCGCGATACCTACCGCTTTTTCATCGATACCATGTGCCTGCAGCGCTACTATCCATTGTCCGGCGATTGCGGCCATTTCGCGGCCTCGATACCCACCTACGTGGGCATCAACTTCCTGAAACCCAGCGCGGATGCAAAAGGCTGGCCCAACTGGACGCTGCTTCCGCCGTCGAACTACCGCCTGCTTTGGGATCTGTACAAGGCTACGGGCGACGTCGCGTATGTGCAGACTCTGTATCGTGCCAATGACAGCAAGATTGATGGATTGCCCTACGACTTCTACGGAAACGATCCCGCGCAGTTCCAGCGCGATGTCGCGGTGGTCATCGATCGCGAAGGCACGCAGTACGCCTTGCCGAGCGTTAATAAGCAGCAATGGCATCTGGGTATCCTGCGTTCAGGCCGTGGCGCGAACGAACGCGCGCTGTGGCTCGATTACGACGCGGGCGGCGGGCACGGCCACAAAGACGGAATGAATCTCGGCCTGTTTGCTTACGGCCTCGATCTCATGCCCGAACTCGGTTATCCGCCGGTGCAGTTTGGCGGCTGGGACTCGCCCCGTGCTCGGTGGTACACGATGACCGCTGCGCACAACACCGTACTTGTCGACAATCAGAATCAGGCGGTGGCCAACGGCGCGACCACACTCTGGCTCGACGGACGCCACGTTCATGGCATTCGCGCAACGGGCGAGGCAATCGCCCAGGCGGAGCGTTACGAACGAACGGCGCTGCTCATCGACGTGGACGAATCGCGATCGTATGTGGTCGATGTGTTTCGTGTGCGCGGCGGCCACAATCACACCAAGTTTCAGCAGAGTCATTTTGGCGCGTTGACCACCACGGGGTTGAACCTTGCGCCCGCCGAAGATTTCGGGGCGGGCACTCAGCTGCGCAACACGCAACTCGATCCCGCTCCTCAGCCCGGCTGGAAGGCCGAGTGGGCCATTGAGGATCGTTATAAACTGCTCCCGGAACCGGCCAAACTCGGCGTTTCGTATTGGGATTTCACCACCGGCGCAGCGGCGGGAACCGTCGAAGGATGGATCGTTACCGGGTCCTACAATGAAAGCCAAGAAGACTGGATTCCGCGAGTCATGGTCCGCCGCCAAAATGAGGGTGACGTTCCGCTTGAATCCACCTTTGTCGCCGTGACCGAACCGTGGAAAGACGCGTCATGCATTCAGTCTGTACGGCGCGTTGAAGCGAATGCTCCGGACGGTACGTTGCTGGGCGACACGGAGGTGGCGCTGGAAGTCCAGTTGGCGGACGGCAGCCGCGACTGCATTCTCGTGCGTGATGTCGATCGCAAGCAGAACCAATCGGATGCCGTGTCGTCCGGCGGAGCGATTGCCACCGACGCGGAAGTGGCCGTCGTTCGCATTGACACCAATGGAGTCGTTACGCGGGCAACTACCGGAAACGGCTCGAAGTGCGTGTCCGGAACGTTTACACTTCAACAAGGCGCGGCAAAGATGATTGCCGAATACGATTCGAACTAG
- a CDS encoding aspartate aminotransferase family protein, with protein sequence MESEKSRALYERACRVIPGGINSNVRAVSEPLPLFYTHGQGGRIWDVDGNEYIDYALGQGPMLLGHTPGPVIEAITKQAGRGLVYAGQSELEVRAAELIVEHVPCAEMVRFNTTGSEAVHAALRLARAATGRKKVLRFEGHYHGWFDTIAWCPPKRGVELGPASNPAMRASSLGQTDEDAANLIVRPWNDTATVEKTFAEHGREMAAVICDPFACACGIIPAKKEFLETLRALCDKHGVVLVFDEVITGFRVALGGAQAYYGVTPDLTTLAKALGGGLAVSAVAGKADLMKLFGELKTVHAGTYNANPLCMAGTVAALEMLTADGGAELAKAQAMGQRLWQDLEAIGHHVGMPMNMRGVPSVFSTSFAPEHARPITDFRSSLQCDAAKLDAFWRDMHNRGVLFTAFGIWFMCTAHTDADINQTLDAAAKSLRKMK encoded by the coding sequence ATGGAAAGCGAAAAGAGTAGAGCGTTGTACGAGCGCGCGTGCCGCGTGATTCCGGGCGGCATCAACAGCAACGTGCGTGCGGTTTCGGAACCGCTTCCCTTGTTCTACACGCACGGCCAAGGCGGACGCATCTGGGATGTGGACGGCAACGAATACATCGATTATGCGCTCGGCCAAGGGCCGATGTTGCTTGGGCACACGCCGGGGCCGGTCATTGAAGCAATCACGAAGCAAGCGGGACGCGGGCTGGTCTATGCGGGGCAGTCGGAATTGGAGGTTCGCGCGGCGGAGTTGATCGTGGAACACGTGCCCTGCGCGGAGATGGTGCGGTTCAACACAACCGGTTCGGAAGCGGTGCATGCGGCGCTGCGCCTGGCGCGCGCGGCGACGGGCCGCAAGAAGGTGCTGCGGTTCGAAGGGCATTACCACGGCTGGTTCGACACGATCGCGTGGTGTCCGCCGAAACGCGGCGTGGAATTGGGGCCTGCGTCGAATCCCGCGATGCGCGCGTCATCGCTGGGTCAAACCGACGAAGACGCGGCAAACCTCATCGTGCGCCCGTGGAACGACACGGCCACGGTCGAAAAGACGTTTGCGGAGCATGGACGCGAAATGGCGGCGGTCATCTGCGATCCGTTCGCATGCGCGTGCGGCATCATCCCCGCGAAGAAGGAGTTTCTGGAAACGTTGCGCGCGCTGTGCGACAAGCATGGCGTGGTTCTAGTCTTTGACGAGGTCATCACGGGTTTTCGCGTGGCGTTGGGCGGCGCGCAAGCGTATTACGGCGTGACGCCCGATCTCACAACACTGGCAAAAGCACTGGGCGGCGGCTTGGCGGTGTCGGCGGTTGCGGGCAAGGCCGATCTCATGAAACTCTTCGGCGAATTGAAGACGGTGCACGCGGGGACGTACAACGCAAATCCATTGTGTATGGCGGGCACCGTGGCCGCGTTGGAAATGCTCACGGCGGACGGCGGCGCGGAGCTGGCGAAAGCGCAAGCCATGGGCCAACGGCTGTGGCAGGATCTCGAGGCGATCGGTCACCACGTGGGCATGCCAATGAACATGCGCGGCGTGCCGTCGGTGTTCAGCACCTCGTTCGCGCCCGAACACGCGCGGCCCATCACCGATTTCCGGTCGTCGCTCCAATGCGATGCGGCCAAGCTGGACGCCTTCTGGCGCGACATGCACAACCGGGGCGTGCTGTTCACCGCGTTTGGCATTTGGTTCATGTGCACGGCGCACACGGACGCGGATATCAACCAGACCTTGGATGCGGCAGCGAAGAGCCTGAGAAAGATGAAGTGA